One window of the Runella slithyformis DSM 19594 genome contains the following:
- a CDS encoding ISAon1 family transposase, which yields MDTNPNSTNSIGEFYGVKGRNLLRHYKDCQGGFKHWNQKSNAKLWLLYPQNMGTHLSIDETSLSDGELYTILTNKAAKGRKGSIVAIIAGTKAETVIEILRRIPVRPRKKVLEITLDMAGNMALIAKRCFPLATQVTDRFHVQKLASEALQEIRIKYRWQAIDAENEAIEQAKISQQPYHAEVLANGDTLKQLLARSRYVLYKKEKDWTENQKQRATLLFERYPDLKKAYELTMALSHIFENTTDKLYGLARLAKWHEKVRQSGFKAFNTVARSIQNHYETILNYFDNRSTNASAESFNAKIKAFRAQFRGVRNVEFFLYRLTQLYA from the coding sequence GTGGATACGAATCCGAATAGTACAAATTCAATCGGAGAGTTTTATGGCGTGAAGGGTCGGAATCTGCTTCGTCACTACAAAGATTGCCAAGGTGGATTCAAACATTGGAATCAAAAGTCTAATGCTAAACTATGGCTGTTATACCCTCAAAATATGGGAACTCATCTTTCCATTGATGAAACCTCGTTATCTGATGGGGAGTTATACACTATTCTTACCAATAAAGCAGCCAAAGGCAGAAAAGGGAGCATTGTAGCAATTATTGCGGGTACAAAGGCTGAAACAGTCATTGAAATTCTTCGCAGGATACCTGTAAGACCTCGTAAAAAAGTCCTTGAAATTACGCTGGACATGGCCGGTAATATGGCTTTAATCGCCAAGCGCTGTTTCCCTTTGGCTACCCAAGTCACTGACCGTTTCCATGTACAGAAATTGGCCTCCGAAGCTTTACAGGAAATCAGGATCAAGTATCGATGGCAGGCCATAGATGCCGAAAATGAAGCCATAGAACAAGCTAAAATCAGTCAACAACCTTACCATGCTGAAGTTCTCGCTAATGGAGACACCCTTAAACAATTATTAGCTCGCAGCAGGTATGTGCTCTACAAAAAGGAGAAAGATTGGACAGAGAATCAAAAACAAAGGGCAACACTACTTTTTGAGCGCTATCCTGATTTGAAAAAAGCCTATGAGTTAACGATGGCCTTGAGCCATATTTTTGAGAATACTACTGATAAACTTTATGGATTGGCCAGACTGGCCAAATGGCATGAAAAGGTTCGTCAGTCAGGATTTAAAGCCTTCAACACGGTGGCGCGTTCTATTCAAAACCATTATGAAACCATCCTTAACTATTTTGATAATCGAAGTACGAACGCGTCTGCCGAATCTTTTAATGCCAAGATTAAAGCTTTTCGAGCTCAGTTCAGAGGGGTAAGGAATGTAGAATTCTTTCTTTATCGGCTAACGCAGTTATATGCTTAA
- a CDS encoding sensor histidine kinase → MRKPYLCYLIFFCFIYLVSDGRLSTVVAAKTVFALQSIQNFPASCRKNPFSHAGNSKVFSASYCFFFMHLGALRGYFMNPALLFLLLFSRPSVNLKLSSPKSRLNFHSVQIAVRRWLRPVWIYSFSVAFLLLFYAFTLFLVNTGHIELTFSGLIFFQVALTANMFIIIIGLTYLHWVYENKHRKSQWKTRKQQKKLHDILQLKQQEEVRRIRLQQELQVQRERLARDLHDGIGSQLTHIVTKLDMLSIRSAQARQLGLLSDFARETNQILRETIWVLNHDYIEYTQFQQRMSGFMNRLWEDREQPELKISMSDHSSLLISPVVAMTIFRIGQEVINNALKYAEADCINIHFRQRSNTVVVEINDNGTGFDLQKVKRGYGLDNIQKRCSELGGQLLLYSAPTGTTVMIELPPSEPKPL, encoded by the coding sequence ATGAGAAAACCCTACCTTTGTTATCTGATTTTTTTCTGTTTTATCTACCTTGTCAGTGATGGCCGATTGTCGACCGTTGTGGCTGCCAAAACTGTCTTTGCCTTGCAATCCATTCAAAATTTTCCGGCCTCCTGCCGCAAAAACCCCTTTTCCCATGCGGGCAATAGTAAGGTCTTTTCCGCTTCTTACTGCTTTTTTTTCATGCACTTGGGGGCATTGAGAGGTTATTTTATGAATCCGGCACTGCTCTTTCTGCTCCTCTTCAGCCGACCCTCCGTAAACCTAAAGTTGTCTTCGCCAAAATCACGGCTAAACTTCCATTCGGTACAGATTGCCGTCAGGCGTTGGTTGCGCCCCGTATGGATCTACAGTTTCAGTGTTGCTTTTTTGTTGTTATTTTATGCTTTTACCCTATTCCTGGTGAATACGGGCCATATAGAATTGACATTTTCGGGACTGATTTTTTTTCAAGTTGCCCTCACAGCCAACATGTTCATTATTATTATCGGGCTGACGTATCTTCATTGGGTGTATGAAAATAAACACAGAAAATCACAGTGGAAGACCCGGAAACAGCAAAAGAAATTACATGATATTCTGCAACTTAAGCAACAGGAGGAAGTAAGACGAATACGCCTCCAACAGGAATTACAGGTACAGCGGGAGCGTCTGGCCCGTGATCTGCACGACGGTATCGGCTCCCAACTCACACATATCGTTACCAAACTCGACATGCTATCCATTCGCTCGGCCCAGGCGCGTCAGTTGGGTCTGTTGAGTGATTTTGCCCGAGAAACCAATCAGATACTCCGCGAAACCATTTGGGTCCTTAATCACGATTATATTGAATATACCCAATTCCAGCAACGCATGTCCGGTTTTATGAATCGCTTATGGGAAGACAGAGAACAACCCGAACTCAAAATTTCGATGAGCGATCATTCAAGCCTGCTTATTTCCCCCGTTGTGGCCATGACCATTTTCAGGATTGGACAGGAAGTGATCAATAACGCCTTGAAATACGCCGAGGCCGACTGCATTAACATCCATTTTCGCCAAAGATCCAATACGGTAGTGGTCGAAATAAATGACAACGGCACCGGCTTTGACCTTCAAAAAGTAAAACGCGGGTATGGCCTTGACAATATCCAAAAAAGATGCAGTGAGCTGGGCGGCCAACTTCTGCTTTACTCGGCGCCTACGGGTACGACGGTCATGATAGAACTTCCGCCTTCCGAACCAAAACCCCTTTAA
- a CDS encoding response regulator: MINVGLVEDNLLLAQGIKEKLALSDDLTLNFHVHDGKALFDYLEPDNLPEIILMDIEMDTMDGITATRELKRRFPTIKVLMITVLDDDDKLFEAFKAGASGYLLKDVKPARLINAISETLDGGIPMSPTIASKALDLLLQNDTSKQKNVTAQLSPRENDVLDLLVKGMSVRQISDTLFVSEKTVRKHLEHIYQKLQVKGSREAIAKFVKRLVK, from the coding sequence ATGATAAACGTGGGATTAGTGGAGGATAATCTTCTTCTGGCACAGGGGATAAAAGAAAAATTGGCATTAAGCGACGATCTGACGTTAAACTTTCACGTACACGATGGAAAAGCACTTTTTGATTACTTAGAGCCCGACAACCTGCCGGAAATTATCCTGATGGATATTGAGATGGATACAATGGATGGAATCACGGCAACCCGCGAATTGAAACGTCGTTTTCCCACCATCAAAGTACTGATGATTACGGTCTTAGACGATGATGACAAACTGTTTGAAGCCTTTAAAGCCGGTGCCTCCGGGTATTTGCTCAAAGACGTAAAACCGGCCCGGTTGATCAACGCCATTTCCGAAACCCTCGATGGGGGCATTCCCATGTCGCCGACGATCGCCTCCAAAGCCCTGGATCTCTTACTGCAAAACGATACTTCAAAGCAAAAAAATGTAACGGCGCAGTTGTCGCCCCGTGAAAATGACGTACTGGACTTATTGGTAAAAGGAATGAGTGTGCGACAAATCAGCGATACGCTGTTTGTATCCGAAAAAACCGTACGCAAACATTTGGAGCATATTTACCAAAAGTTGCAGGTAAAAGGCAGTCGGGAAGCCATTGCTAAATTTGTAAAAAGGTTAGTCAAATAA
- a CDS encoding pesticin C-terminus-like muramidase, with product MIRYEFTYNQEIGHQGQSLVPHFPGGNSGVTIGPGYDMGRRSPGEIYADLTRVGVHPEVAEMLSRAAYKTGDEARQWISRHGGLYITEEQQQALYEEVLVPEYEQRMQLQLRHLAENCEGITDEMADLEHLSARQKHILFDYTYNAGLSKFPTLVEAVLKEDWDEVSRHYERFSAGEPLYYRNELFYQTFLDPVTAVQFEHEEEINPEMMAIEGMLEDIADDNTPENERLHGREADYQAPDVDQLLNDSHW from the coding sequence ATGATACGTTACGAGTTTACTTACAATCAGGAGATTGGCCATCAGGGACAAAGCCTCGTGCCTCATTTTCCCGGCGGAAACTCCGGCGTGACCATCGGCCCGGGCTATGACATGGGCAGACGCAGCCCCGGTGAGATCTATGCAGACCTTACGCGGGTAGGCGTACATCCGGAAGTGGCCGAAATGCTCTCCCGGGCTGCGTATAAGACGGGCGATGAGGCCCGACAGTGGATCAGCCGGCACGGTGGCCTGTACATTACGGAAGAGCAGCAACAGGCACTCTATGAAGAGGTATTGGTTCCCGAATACGAGCAGCGCATGCAGCTTCAGCTTCGTCATTTGGCAGAAAACTGCGAAGGAATCACCGATGAAATGGCGGACTTGGAGCATCTGTCAGCCCGTCAAAAACACATCCTGTTTGATTATACCTACAACGCCGGTCTCAGTAAGTTTCCCACGCTGGTAGAAGCGGTGTTGAAAGAAGACTGGGATGAGGTAAGCCGGCATTACGAACGGTTTTCGGCCGGGGAGCCGCTGTATTATCGAAACGAATTGTTTTACCAAACATTCTTAGATCCCGTAACCGCCGTGCAGTTTGAGCATGAGGAAGAAATAAATCCCGAAATGATGGCTATTGAAGGGATGCTGGAGGATATTGCCGATGACAATACGCCCGAGAATGAGCGCCTGCATGGGCGGGAAGCCGACTATCAGGCACCTGATGTGGATCAGCTCCTGAACGATTCACATTGGTAA
- a CDS encoding serine/threonine-protein kinase produces MTAEEFYARFQFDPSMSGSLLGRGGFSSVHKVYDTVRKRYVAVKRSEVGVFQKFDLAREVTLAHEIDIHPNIIRYENVYRITDRAGVFDYAVMKYYAEGNLDDVLRKHELNDAARRQILTGILEGLAHLHRVPIIHRDFKTANILMDRAENGDWVPVIADFGLSRLVDADMSYVLNNSQIAHTPSYAAPEQLLDNVAIRPNTDLWAFGVMTYKMVMGRLPFRVDGAKGEWDTSNRIRSMILEGKLPADISTIQEPYKSIIRKCLIFDPEKRVKKAGDLLALLEKRTAASPPPASPEPPRVESSYGGKTKIHESPADPPKPSGIHLKEPPIKKAPINVRFPWEMSLLVASLFFVLWIFYWLATRSKHPVEDSKNPVASSAESAAPDTILKNSEIKELVKPADLQGSEEKKRPVAEPAKKKISSKSYLIIYTTYHNLRVYIDNVPQAEIARTGQKNVYELPIGEGTFFKVEYLVPGRESGLTTESDRFTVVPGQKYEVRYTEKIF; encoded by the coding sequence ATGACCGCTGAAGAATTTTACGCTCGTTTTCAATTCGATCCATCCATGTCGGGCAGTTTGCTCGGACGCGGTGGTTTCAGCAGCGTGCATAAAGTGTATGATACCGTACGAAAAAGGTACGTAGCCGTTAAGAGGAGTGAAGTGGGCGTGTTTCAGAAATTTGATTTGGCGCGGGAGGTAACGCTGGCGCACGAGATTGATATTCACCCCAATATCATTCGCTACGAAAACGTCTATCGAATTACCGATCGCGCAGGCGTGTTCGATTATGCCGTTATGAAATACTATGCCGAGGGCAACCTGGATGATGTGCTGAGAAAGCACGAGCTGAATGATGCCGCACGAAGACAGATCCTGACCGGTATTTTAGAGGGCTTAGCTCATCTGCACCGAGTGCCGATCATCCACCGGGATTTCAAAACGGCCAATATTCTTATGGACAGGGCCGAAAATGGGGATTGGGTTCCCGTCATTGCCGATTTTGGCCTGAGCCGTTTGGTCGATGCCGACATGAGCTATGTCCTGAATAACTCACAGATCGCCCACACACCCAGCTATGCCGCTCCCGAGCAGCTGCTGGATAATGTGGCCATTCGCCCCAATACCGATTTGTGGGCCTTTGGCGTAATGACCTATAAAATGGTGATGGGCCGCTTACCCTTTCGGGTCGACGGAGCCAAGGGCGAGTGGGATACTTCCAACAGGATACGAAGCATGATCCTGGAAGGAAAACTGCCTGCCGATATCAGTACTATTCAGGAGCCCTACAAAAGTATTATCCGAAAATGCCTGATTTTTGACCCTGAAAAACGGGTTAAAAAAGCCGGAGATCTATTGGCATTATTAGAAAAACGAACTGCGGCATCACCGCCCCCGGCTTCCCCCGAACCGCCGCGCGTTGAGTCTTCCTATGGCGGGAAAACAAAGATTCATGAATCGCCCGCTGACCCTCCCAAACCGTCCGGGATACATCTGAAAGAACCGCCAATAAAAAAAGCACCGATCAACGTACGCTTCCCCTGGGAAATGAGCTTGCTCGTAGCCTCTCTGTTCTTTGTGCTGTGGATCTTTTATTGGCTGGCTACCCGTTCCAAACACCCCGTAGAAGATTCGAAAAACCCCGTGGCATCCTCGGCCGAAAGCGCTGCTCCGGATACGATTTTAAAAAATTCAGAAATAAAAGAACTTGTAAAGCCCGCTGATCTACAAGGCTCTGAAGAAAAAAAGAGGCCCGTAGCCGAACCTGCCAAAAAGAAAATTTCCTCCAAAAGTTATTTGATCATTTACACGACCTATCATAACCTGAGAGTCTACATTGATAACGTACCTCAGGCGGAAATTGCGCGAACCGGCCAAAAAAATGTGTATGAGCTGCCGATAGGGGAAGGTACTTTTTTTAAGGTAGAATACTTGGTTCCGGGAAGAGAGTCGGGCCTGACAACCGAAAGTGACCGATTTACCGTTGTGCCCGGTCAAAAGTATGAAGTACGTTATACCGAAAAGATTTTCTGA
- a CDS encoding T9SS type A sorting domain-containing protein: protein MLSFIDSGSPSFVQSTSGITGTSVCAGTTLSLTIRGSAPTRAVVVANVGGVQTQIGTVTSDNDFDTWGTINWTVPAGIASGTQIFFRVNALSVTQSSAFSAFSPVSPNLIISETSLCSAKQIALQVTGISGNLFVDGNNGWPSNSTTYNPTPQSSTTYTVTVQRRGNGSDRVCSPVTVSQSVQVFTFNPSIATASQTKCLGEAISVRAEPNGNGSFDYTWTRDGQGAGNGQQIEAREPGNYSVSIKPTGAAASCPAKSAGPVRFNFDTPIPDQNITFPKERPIICGAPDPTTLTLTAQPGQSGINYQWQREGGGFNANGQSVTVSQSGKYIVNMNRGACSRQKSIEVQDNNYDPNIASAPDAFCSDAPITLTANANDPGRFDYAWKREGTGFGGNSPTLTLPNELGTFRYKVEITSKGTGCSTKTSAEIVIRADRAITGHKIILPAGKMRAVICGAPEEPAIDLSAAADAPLEGITYQWQGPAVTGTAAVGKVSREGDYRVIFRRGACSKESTVKVESGFFVPNISSTGTIINSPTDIRICSGESSIISASLDGTGIPNNTANFTYQWFGGVEGNTELTTQKDNTLRVSTPGLYRLEVALTGSGCAVRKTAQKIKITVDPAFKNARITPNPAIICNKATGLEIAVLSDSSAGATYRWSGGGKSNSDPSKYVVDNAGTYTAFLSRGACFAQANVSPREEELKVTVTPPNQSNPIIVCSGANGIPMVLQAVSNLSSAVITWKRDDSDAPGSNTGTGYTPTQTGRYFATANFNNICTATSPQRIAVEALSNFSVNITPNNPPALCDDRPIPLTATVSDTRYTALYNYEWIQDTRSVKTGIGANTLSTGKVVNYTGNTLVLGNESNYTLSIVKDGCKATSSVSKITLKPARSGIIVLDYNTLQATESSDGTYQWYYKPGNAASLADSAGYTLEAGVTGRMLLGAKPGSYMVRANRNGCGTKYSFAYSVAVATAIDPLLNDEWKVYPNPTTEAITVENRAGSAIPATLDIWNANGQKLRSHRQLNARESYPLTDLPMGTYYLEIRQNGQKVTKKIIKE from the coding sequence TTGTTATCTTTTATTGATTCCGGCTCTCCTTCTTTCGTTCAAAGCACAAGCGGCATCACCGGCACCTCCGTTTGCGCCGGTACAACCCTATCGCTCACCATTCGGGGCAGTGCTCCCACAAGGGCCGTAGTGGTGGCAAATGTCGGGGGGGTACAGACACAGATTGGTACGGTTACCTCAGATAATGATTTTGATACGTGGGGGACCATTAATTGGACTGTTCCGGCAGGAATTGCAAGCGGTACGCAAATTTTCTTTAGGGTTAACGCTTTATCAGTGACTCAATCTTCTGCTTTTTCTGCGTTCAGCCCCGTGAGCCCCAACTTAATCATCAGTGAAACCTCACTTTGCAGCGCAAAACAAATTGCTTTACAGGTAACGGGAATCAGCGGAAACCTCTTTGTGGATGGCAATAATGGCTGGCCTTCCAACAGTACCACCTATAATCCCACCCCACAAAGCAGTACAACGTATACCGTAACTGTACAACGAAGAGGAAACGGAAGTGACAGAGTTTGTTCACCTGTCACTGTCAGTCAATCCGTTCAGGTCTTCACGTTCAATCCATCTATCGCCACCGCCTCTCAAACCAAATGTTTGGGTGAGGCCATCAGTGTAAGGGCCGAACCTAATGGGAATGGATCATTTGACTATACATGGACCCGCGACGGGCAGGGAGCCGGCAACGGACAACAAATTGAGGCCCGAGAACCGGGAAATTACAGCGTCAGCATCAAGCCTACGGGCGCTGCCGCGTCCTGTCCGGCGAAAAGTGCCGGCCCGGTCCGCTTTAACTTTGATACCCCCATTCCCGATCAGAACATAACCTTCCCCAAAGAGCGGCCCATCATTTGCGGTGCTCCGGATCCGACGACCCTCACCCTTACGGCCCAACCCGGACAAAGCGGCATCAATTATCAATGGCAACGCGAAGGCGGCGGATTCAATGCCAACGGTCAGTCCGTCACGGTCAGTCAATCGGGCAAATACATTGTCAATATGAATCGCGGAGCCTGTAGCCGGCAAAAATCCATTGAAGTGCAGGACAACAACTACGACCCCAATATTGCTTCTGCGCCCGATGCCTTCTGTTCTGACGCCCCCATTACACTTACAGCCAATGCCAACGACCCGGGCCGCTTTGATTACGCCTGGAAGCGCGAAGGAACAGGTTTTGGCGGCAATTCCCCTACCCTCACCCTTCCCAATGAACTTGGTACGTTTAGGTATAAGGTGGAAATCACGTCCAAAGGGACGGGCTGCAGCACAAAAACATCCGCCGAAATAGTCATCAGGGCAGACCGGGCCATCACCGGTCACAAAATAATTTTGCCTGCCGGTAAAATGCGCGCCGTCATTTGCGGTGCGCCCGAAGAACCGGCCATTGACCTGTCGGCCGCCGCCGATGCCCCCCTTGAGGGAATTACGTACCAATGGCAGGGACCTGCCGTTACGGGCACGGCCGCCGTGGGAAAAGTCAGCCGGGAGGGTGACTACCGGGTTATCTTCCGGCGGGGCGCGTGCAGTAAAGAATCAACGGTAAAAGTGGAATCCGGTTTTTTTGTGCCCAACATCAGTTCTACCGGCACGATCATCAACTCTCCCACGGATATCCGCATTTGCAGCGGCGAATCTTCGATCATTTCGGCTTCCTTGGACGGGACCGGCATTCCCAACAACACAGCTAATTTTACCTACCAATGGTTTGGCGGGGTGGAAGGCAATACAGAGCTGACCACCCAAAAGGACAATACCCTGCGCGTTTCCACTCCGGGGCTCTATCGGTTGGAGGTGGCTCTGACCGGCAGTGGCTGCGCCGTAAGAAAGACCGCTCAGAAAATCAAAATTACCGTTGACCCCGCCTTTAAAAACGCCCGGATCACCCCTAATCCGGCCATCATCTGCAATAAAGCCACGGGTCTGGAAATTGCCGTTCTCAGCGACAGCAGCGCCGGAGCCACCTACCGTTGGAGCGGCGGCGGCAAGTCCAACAGTGATCCGTCCAAATACGTGGTAGACAATGCCGGTACCTATACGGCCTTTCTTTCGCGCGGGGCCTGTTTTGCGCAGGCGAACGTCAGCCCGCGCGAAGAGGAACTGAAAGTAACGGTAACCCCTCCCAACCAGTCCAATCCCATCATCGTATGCAGCGGAGCCAACGGCATCCCGATGGTATTGCAGGCCGTCTCCAATTTAAGTTCGGCCGTCATTACCTGGAAACGTGACGACAGTGATGCCCCGGGCAGCAATACCGGTACCGGTTATACCCCTACCCAAACGGGACGCTACTTTGCCACTGCCAATTTCAATAATATCTGTACGGCTACTTCTCCGCAACGAATTGCGGTTGAAGCCCTCAGCAATTTCAGCGTCAATATCACGCCCAACAACCCTCCGGCACTCTGTGATGACCGCCCCATTCCGCTCACGGCCACGGTTTCGGATACGCGCTATACGGCATTGTACAACTACGAATGGATTCAGGATACGCGCTCGGTAAAAACAGGCATCGGAGCCAATACCCTCAGCACCGGAAAAGTGGTGAATTATACGGGCAATACGTTGGTATTGGGCAATGAGTCTAACTATACCCTCAGCATTGTCAAGGATGGCTGTAAAGCCACTTCCTCCGTCAGTAAAATCACCCTCAAACCGGCACGGTCCGGCATTATTGTTCTGGATTATAACACGTTGCAGGCCACCGAAAGCAGTGACGGTACCTACCAATGGTACTATAAACCGGGAAATGCCGCTTCACTTGCCGATTCGGCGGGCTACACTTTAGAAGCAGGGGTCACGGGCCGAATGCTGTTGGGGGCCAAACCGGGAAGCTACATGGTACGTGCCAACCGAAACGGCTGCGGCACTAAATATTCATTTGCCTATTCCGTAGCAGTAGCTACGGCCATTGATCCTCTGCTCAATGACGAATGGAAGGTATACCCCAATCCAACGACCGAGGCCATCACGGTGGAAAACAGAGCAGGGTCAGCCATTCCGGCCACCCTTGACATTTGGAATGCCAACGGGCAAAAATTACGGAGTCACCGACAGCTGAACGCACGGGAAAGCTACCCGTTAACCGATCTGCCCATGGGAACATATTACTTGGAAATCAGGCAGAACGGGCAGAAAGTCACTAAAAAGATTATCAAAGAATGA
- a CDS encoding TolB family protein, translating to MKKFFLLVLVTATLGACAPKAFQMTSEGENFDALTQISDSEKPCLYPFGGDLGENLVYVSREDDGSYNLYMKEKVLTKAVIQKTSGKNINLAPNYCNANNRIVFQYFDKTNFDIYYIDAGKGKAITQVTNTDDDEYNPSWSPDGNIIVFEKGATPKTYAVASQKSSKVYDGVAVKKNQIWLKDLKSKELKMIGEGSFPKISPDGKNITFVKYDLDKSKSKETGTLWIMSLEGDSPRQITDVNLGYATNPNWSPDGKNLIFQLTKKNKTDADIYVIDVNGENLRQYTVNKSNDFAPYWSVDDYIYFSSDRGAKASKYQIWRFKMKK from the coding sequence ATGAAAAAGTTTTTTTTACTCGTTTTGGTGACCGCTACGTTGGGAGCATGTGCTCCTAAGGCCTTTCAAATGACCTCTGAAGGTGAAAACTTTGACGCACTCACCCAGATCAGCGACTCCGAAAAACCCTGTTTATATCCTTTTGGCGGCGATCTGGGCGAAAACCTGGTCTACGTCTCCCGCGAAGATGACGGCTCTTACAATCTGTACATGAAAGAAAAGGTACTGACAAAAGCCGTGATCCAAAAAACAAGCGGCAAGAATATAAACCTCGCCCCCAACTACTGCAACGCCAACAACCGTATCGTGTTTCAATATTTTGACAAAACAAATTTTGACATTTATTACATCGACGCCGGCAAAGGCAAAGCCATCACGCAGGTGACCAATACCGACGATGATGAGTACAACCCTTCCTGGTCGCCGGATGGCAACATCATCGTCTTTGAAAAAGGAGCCACTCCCAAAACCTACGCCGTAGCTTCCCAAAAATCATCCAAAGTCTATGATGGTGTGGCGGTGAAAAAAAATCAAATTTGGCTGAAAGACCTGAAGAGTAAAGAGCTGAAAATGATCGGCGAAGGCAGCTTCCCCAAAATCTCGCCCGACGGCAAAAACATCACTTTTGTGAAATACGATCTGGACAAGAGTAAGTCCAAAGAAACCGGCACCCTCTGGATCATGTCACTGGAAGGCGACTCGCCCCGTCAGATCACGGATGTAAATCTTGGATATGCCACCAACCCCAATTGGAGCCCGGATGGCAAAAACCTGATTTTCCAATTGACCAAGAAAAACAAAACAGATGCCGATATCTACGTGATTGATGTCAACGGCGAAAACCTGCGTCAATATACCGTCAACAAATCCAATGATTTTGCGCCTTACTGGTCGGTGGACGATTACATTTATTTCAGTTCAGACCGGGGAGCCAAAGCTTCCAAGTACCAGATTTGGCGCTTTAAAATGAAAAAATAA
- a CDS encoding OmpA family protein codes for MSRTFLFGLLCILSRVGWGQCITLKGTIKEAVSGPAVQANFSVRMNGTKQAVGKSTEQGTFSLLLPCSATALMVEKKGFRTLVIPITGNEGTAAFFVDLELYPVDKQTADRPYFQSEQQDLVLAGKDSTRSDRYAVRYFKLIDEQTKLPLKGEVCLLYTKTDVKKCLPISNSTKGEKVVFTQEDIVGVIVTVNGYQTYNGNLIIDRLDNQSSVYEIALSRMVSMIAFSINASNATPNSTVKLVDVGNKPVPLRMADETHGYARVTTGSDYRLGWYSGSLKKTAERVITQVKGLHLVSLTVTEPSPLPAARPPLSGTVAIPAARTILFSQSQYELSLSARQTLDSVAYWLKQNPEMKAQITGFTDNVGNPGLNKTLSEFRAKVTIHYLTARGVPDDRLVGRGLGDQSPAAPNDTEANKVRNRRVEIKLLPDSFTGLK; via the coding sequence ATGTCGAGGACTTTTCTTTTCGGTCTGCTGTGTATCCTCTCACGCGTGGGTTGGGGGCAATGCATTACGCTGAAAGGAACCATAAAAGAGGCCGTATCCGGTCCGGCAGTGCAGGCAAATTTTTCAGTACGAATGAACGGCACCAAACAGGCTGTCGGGAAAAGTACCGAGCAGGGTACGTTCTCCCTGTTGCTGCCCTGCTCCGCTACTGCTCTGATGGTGGAAAAAAAAGGGTTTCGCACGTTGGTGATTCCCATTACCGGCAATGAAGGAACCGCCGCATTTTTCGTGGATCTGGAATTGTATCCGGTGGATAAACAGACCGCTGACCGGCCTTACTTTCAATCCGAACAGCAGGATCTGGTACTGGCCGGAAAAGACTCCACCCGCTCAGACAGGTATGCCGTACGGTATTTTAAGTTGATAGACGAGCAAACGAAACTTCCGCTTAAAGGAGAGGTTTGTCTGCTGTATACCAAGACCGATGTAAAAAAATGCCTGCCGATCAGCAACTCGACCAAGGGAGAGAAAGTCGTTTTTACGCAGGAAGACATTGTAGGAGTGATCGTCACGGTCAACGGATACCAAACCTACAACGGCAATTTGATCATTGACCGCCTCGACAACCAAAGCTCGGTCTACGAGATTGCATTGAGCAGAATGGTCTCCATGATTGCCTTTTCCATCAACGCCTCAAACGCAACGCCTAATTCGACGGTCAAACTGGTGGATGTCGGCAACAAACCCGTTCCCCTACGCATGGCTGATGAAACCCACGGATATGCCAGGGTGACCACCGGGAGCGATTACCGACTTGGGTGGTATTCGGGTTCACTGAAAAAGACCGCAGAGCGGGTCATTACACAGGTCAAAGGCTTGCATTTGGTTTCATTAACCGTCACCGAGCCGTCCCCTCTCCCGGCCGCCCGGCCTCCGCTTTCCGGTACGGTGGCTATTCCGGCCGCCCGCACCATTCTTTTTTCGCAGAGTCAGTATGAACTTTCGCTTTCTGCCCGACAAACCCTGGATTCGGTGGCGTATTGGCTGAAACAAAATCCTGAAATGAAAGCGCAGATCACCGGATTTACGGACAATGTAGGCAACCCCGGGTTGAACAAAACACTTTCTGAATTTCGGGCCAAAGTCACCATTCATTATCTGACCGCCCGGGGAGTGCCGGATGATCGGTTGGTCGGTCGGGGTTTGGGTGATCAATCTCCCGCCGCTCCCAACGATACGGAAGCAAACAAAGTGCGGAACAGGCGTGTAGAAATAAAACTGCTGCCTGACTCCTTCACAGGGTTAAAATAA